Proteins from a genomic interval of Stenotrophomonas maltophilia:
- a CDS encoding DEAD/DEAH box helicase — translation MAYELAKRTADAERKLATRDGLPARDGALLSARLQRRYQDRITGSFAIPGREGRYGAIPDTVPPALAAALKARGIEQLYSHQAEAWEASQRGEHVAIVTPTASGKSLCYTLPVVSAAMQDKAKALYLFPTKALAQDQVAELLELNRAGDLGVKAFTFDGDTPGDARQAIRLHGDIVVSNPDMLHQAILPHHTKWAQFFENLRYIVIDEVHTYRGVFGSHVTNVLRRLKRICAFYGVQPQFILCSATIGNPQAHAEALIEAPVTAITESGAPSGPKQVLLWNPPVINPDLGLRASARSQSNRIARIAIKSGLKTLVFAQTRLMVEVLTKYLKDIFDHDPRKPPRIRAYRGGYLPTERRETERAMRAGNIDGIVSTSALELGVDIGSLDVVILNGYPGSVAATWQRFGRAGRRQQPALGVMVASSQPLDQYVVRHPDFFAEASPEHARIAPDQPLILFDHIRCAAFELPFRVGDGFGPIDPEVFLEALAETEVIHREGERWEWIADSYPANAVSLRAVADGNFVVVDRSDGRQQIIAEVDYSAAALTLYEGAIHMVQSTPYQVETLDWEGRKAYVTRTHVDYYTDSIDFTKLKVLDRFDGGVAGRGDSHHGEVHVVRRVAGYKKIRYYTHENIGYGPVNLPDQELHTTAVWWQLPQALLLRAFASKQDALDGFLGAAYALHIVATVAVMADARDLQKSVGNGDGSWFAIADQSGRGQLRGSEGDPGVVELLQEFVPTVYLYDNFPGGVGLSEPLWQRQAELVQRARELVQRCDCKAGCPACVGPVLAAQEEDETSPRALALRVLDLFDADACQHVPDVVVTTGDPMELLAP, via the coding sequence ATGGCTTACGAACTCGCCAAGCGCACCGCCGATGCCGAGCGGAAGCTCGCCACCCGCGATGGCCTGCCCGCCCGCGACGGCGCCCTGCTCAGTGCACGCCTGCAGCGCCGCTACCAGGACCGCATCACCGGCAGCTTCGCCATTCCCGGCCGCGAGGGCCGCTACGGCGCCATTCCCGACACGGTGCCACCGGCACTGGCCGCAGCACTGAAGGCGCGTGGCATCGAGCAGCTCTACAGCCACCAGGCCGAAGCGTGGGAGGCCAGCCAGCGCGGCGAGCACGTGGCCATCGTCACCCCCACCGCCAGCGGCAAGTCGCTGTGCTACACCCTGCCGGTGGTCAGCGCCGCGATGCAGGACAAGGCCAAGGCGCTGTACCTGTTCCCGACCAAGGCGCTGGCCCAGGACCAGGTGGCCGAGCTGCTGGAACTCAACCGTGCCGGCGACCTGGGCGTAAAGGCCTTCACCTTCGATGGCGACACCCCCGGCGATGCGCGGCAGGCGATCCGCCTGCACGGCGACATCGTGGTGTCCAACCCGGACATGCTGCACCAGGCCATCCTGCCGCATCACACCAAGTGGGCGCAGTTCTTCGAGAACCTGCGCTACATCGTCATCGACGAGGTACACACCTACCGCGGCGTGTTCGGCAGCCACGTCACCAACGTGCTGCGCCGGCTCAAGCGCATCTGCGCGTTCTACGGCGTGCAACCGCAGTTCATCCTGTGCTCGGCCACCATCGGCAATCCGCAGGCGCATGCCGAGGCGTTGATCGAGGCACCGGTCACCGCCATCACCGAATCCGGCGCGCCCAGCGGGCCGAAACAAGTGCTGCTGTGGAACCCGCCGGTGATCAACCCGGACCTGGGTCTGCGCGCCTCGGCACGCTCGCAGAGCAACCGCATCGCGCGCATCGCGATCAAGTCCGGGCTGAAGACACTGGTGTTCGCGCAGACACGCTTGATGGTGGAAGTGCTGACCAAGTACCTGAAGGACATCTTCGACCACGACCCGCGCAAGCCGCCCCGCATCCGCGCCTACCGCGGTGGCTACCTGCCCACGGAACGCCGCGAGACCGAGCGTGCGATGCGCGCGGGCAACATCGACGGCATCGTCAGCACCTCAGCACTGGAGCTGGGCGTGGATATCGGCAGCCTCGACGTGGTCATCCTCAATGGCTACCCCGGCAGCGTCGCTGCCACTTGGCAGCGCTTCGGCCGCGCCGGTCGCCGCCAGCAGCCCGCGCTGGGGGTGATGGTGGCCAGCTCGCAGCCGCTGGACCAGTACGTGGTACGCCATCCGGATTTCTTCGCCGAGGCCTCGCCCGAACACGCACGCATCGCGCCGGACCAGCCGCTGATCCTGTTCGACCACATCCGCTGCGCGGCCTTCGAGCTGCCGTTCCGGGTCGGCGATGGCTTCGGCCCGATCGATCCGGAAGTGTTTTTGGAAGCGCTGGCCGAAACCGAAGTCATCCACCGCGAGGGCGAGCGCTGGGAATGGATCGCCGACAGCTACCCGGCCAACGCGGTCAGCCTGCGTGCGGTGGCCGATGGCAACTTCGTGGTGGTCGACCGCAGCGATGGCCGCCAGCAGATCATCGCCGAGGTCGACTATTCCGCGGCCGCGCTCACGTTGTACGAAGGCGCGATCCACATGGTGCAGTCCACGCCCTACCAGGTGGAAACGCTGGACTGGGAAGGCCGCAAGGCCTACGTCACGCGCACCCACGTGGATTACTACACCGACAGCATCGACTTCACCAAGCTCAAGGTGCTGGACCGCTTCGATGGCGGCGTGGCCGGGCGTGGCGATTCGCACCATGGCGAAGTGCACGTGGTGCGCCGCGTGGCGGGCTACAAGAAGATCCGCTACTACACGCACGAGAACATCGGCTACGGCCCGGTGAACCTGCCCGACCAGGAACTGCACACCACTGCGGTGTGGTGGCAGCTGCCGCAGGCGCTGCTGCTTCGCGCGTTCGCCAGCAAGCAGGATGCGCTGGATGGATTCCTCGGCGCGGCGTACGCGCTGCACATCGTCGCCACCGTGGCGGTGATGGCCGATGCACGCGACCTGCAGAAGTCGGTGGGCAACGGCGATGGCTCCTGGTTCGCGATCGCCGACCAGAGCGGCCGTGGCCAGCTGCGCGGCAGCGAGGGCGATCCCGGTGTGGTGGAGTTGCTGCAGGAGTTCGTGCCCACCGTGTACCTGTACGACAACTTCCCCGGTGGCGTCGGCCTCAGCGAGCCGCTGTGGCAACGCCAGGCCGAGCTGGTGCAGCGCGCGCGCGAACTGGTGCAGCGCTGCGACTGCAAGGCCGGCTGCCCGGCCTGCGTGGGCCCCGTACTGGCCGCGCAGGAAGAAGATGAGACTTCGCCGCGTGCGCTGGCGCTGCGCGTGCTCGACCTGTTCGATGCCGACGCCTGCCAGCATGTGCCCGACGTGGTGGTGACCACGGGCGATCCTATGGAGCTGCTGGCCCCGTGA
- a CDS encoding DUF4175 domain-containing protein — protein sequence MNTLQHAWQRARRRRALITLLLVLPWALAAAVLALRLAGFDIACVVGTVSLLVCAAFATARARQLDRQWLQRQLDGSGASEDSADLLFADAATLNPLQQRQRAHVLATLERAMPELRPRWPRGALALCWIAGLAIVVLALGWPRSNPGSAPAHTSAPGSTAAAGPLRLQSTRLRIDAPAYTGQATLTRNALDAKVAADSRLSWSLRFDRAPDKAWLQFHDGRRLPLSEHEGQWQAQDVARTPVLYRVVSEPALAETRLHRLDVVADRAPSVRVLEPTASLVLGTPGQRQWALRFEASDDYGVAAQATLSITTTQGSGENITFVKRSVTLAGSGEATARRFAHTLDLAALGAQPGNDVIAQLEVRDNHAPTPQTGRSSSVILRLPSAEVALGAELEGRIRKTLPAYFRSQRQIIIDAEALIRQRRSLAAEDFVKRSDAIGVDQRILRLRYGQFLGEESEGAPKPPPTSDLPTSDTPAADDHDSDHDHDHDHGADGGAHDAHGHDHGGKADNRDTPPVFGSDTDVLSEYGHTHDHAEAATLLDPQTRATLKAALDQMWSAEGELRQGRPEQALPFAYKALGFIKQVQQAERIYLARVGPELPPIDEGRRLGGDRAGLASRELPLAARTPPDPAIVEAWQRLGDDNGAPDLDALAAWQQRNAAYLPDALDLAAAIEQLRIEPDCGDCRQRLRAQLWRALQRPLPQAMRRSAADAMGQRYLDALEAQP from the coding sequence ATGAACACCCTGCAGCACGCCTGGCAACGCGCACGCCGTCGCCGTGCGCTCATCACCCTGCTGCTGGTCCTGCCATGGGCGCTGGCTGCGGCGGTGCTGGCCCTGCGTCTGGCAGGCTTCGATATCGCCTGCGTCGTCGGTACGGTCAGCCTGCTCGTGTGTGCGGCCTTCGCCACCGCGCGTGCCCGCCAGCTGGACCGGCAATGGCTGCAGCGCCAGCTCGATGGCAGCGGTGCCAGCGAGGACAGTGCCGACCTGCTGTTCGCCGATGCCGCCACGCTGAATCCGCTGCAGCAGCGCCAGCGTGCGCATGTGCTGGCCACGCTGGAACGCGCGATGCCGGAGCTGCGTCCGCGCTGGCCGCGCGGGGCATTGGCGCTGTGCTGGATCGCAGGCCTGGCCATTGTTGTGCTGGCACTGGGCTGGCCACGTTCGAACCCCGGTTCCGCGCCTGCCCACACGTCGGCACCTGGCAGCACGGCTGCCGCAGGCCCGCTGCGCCTGCAGTCCACCCGCCTGCGCATCGACGCGCCGGCCTATACCGGCCAGGCCACGCTTACCCGGAATGCACTGGACGCCAAGGTCGCCGCCGACAGCCGGCTGTCCTGGTCGCTGCGCTTCGACCGCGCCCCGGACAAGGCATGGCTGCAGTTCCACGATGGTCGCCGGTTGCCACTGAGCGAGCACGAAGGACAGTGGCAGGCGCAGGATGTGGCACGCACGCCAGTGCTGTACCGCGTGGTGAGCGAACCGGCACTGGCAGAGACCCGCCTGCATCGGCTGGATGTGGTGGCCGACCGTGCACCCAGCGTGCGCGTACTGGAGCCCACGGCCAGCCTGGTGCTGGGCACGCCGGGGCAACGGCAGTGGGCGCTGCGCTTCGAGGCCAGCGACGATTACGGTGTCGCGGCGCAGGCAACGCTGTCGATCACCACCACCCAGGGCAGCGGTGAGAACATCACCTTCGTGAAGCGCAGCGTCACGCTTGCCGGCAGCGGCGAAGCCACCGCGCGGCGCTTCGCCCACACCCTTGATCTGGCTGCGCTGGGCGCGCAGCCCGGCAACGATGTGATCGCCCAGCTGGAGGTACGCGACAACCATGCACCCACGCCGCAGACCGGGCGCAGCAGCAGCGTGATCCTGCGCCTGCCCAGCGCCGAAGTCGCGCTCGGTGCAGAGCTGGAAGGCCGAATCAGGAAAACCCTGCCTGCGTACTTCCGCAGCCAGCGGCAGATCATCATCGATGCCGAAGCGCTGATCCGGCAGCGACGCAGCCTGGCCGCCGAGGACTTCGTGAAGCGCAGCGATGCGATCGGTGTCGACCAGCGCATCCTGCGCCTGCGCTACGGCCAGTTCCTGGGCGAGGAAAGCGAAGGTGCGCCGAAGCCACCGCCGACCAGCGACCTGCCCACCAGCGATACGCCGGCCGCAGACGATCACGACAGCGATCACGATCACGATCACGACCATGGCGCCGATGGTGGGGCGCACGACGCGCATGGCCATGATCACGGCGGCAAGGCGGACAACCGCGATACGCCGCCGGTATTCGGCAGCGACACCGACGTGCTCTCCGAATACGGACACACCCATGACCACGCCGAAGCGGCCACCCTGCTCGATCCGCAGACCCGCGCCACGTTGAAGGCCGCGCTGGACCAGATGTGGTCGGCCGAAGGCGAGCTGCGCCAGGGCCGTCCGGAACAGGCATTGCCCTTCGCCTACAAGGCGTTGGGCTTCATCAAGCAGGTACAGCAGGCCGAACGCATCTATCTGGCCCGGGTTGGACCGGAGCTGCCGCCGATCGATGAAGGCCGTCGCCTCGGCGGTGATCGCGCCGGGCTGGCCAGTCGTGAACTGCCGTTGGCTGCGCGCACTCCGCCAGATCCGGCCATCGTTGAAGCCTGGCAACGCCTCGGTGATGACAACGGCGCACCGGATCTCGATGCGCTCGCGGCCTGGCAGCAGCGCAACGCGGCCTACCTGCCCGATGCACTGGATCTGGCCGCGGCCATCGAGCAGCTGCGCATCGAGCCCGACTGCGGCGACTGTCGTCAGCGCCTGCGCGCGCAGCTGTGGCGGGCGCTGCAGCGTCCACTGCCGCAGGCGATGCGGCGCAGTGCGGCCGATGCGATGGGCCAGCGCTACCTCGATGCGCTGGAGGCGCAGCCATGA